The sequence TCTACGCCCTGATGGACGTGGTGGTGGACCGTTATTTTCCGATTCTCGACGAACTGGAAACCGAGATCGAAAACATCGAAGACCGCATGTTCGCCAACCAGAGCGCCAGAGAGAACATCGAAGCGCTCTACGATTTGAAGCGCAAACTGATGATCCTCAAACATGCCACCGAGCCTTTGCTCGAAGCCACCGGCAAACTCTTCGGCGGCCGGGTACCCCAGCTGGCGATCGGGCTGCAAGATTATTTCCGCGATATTTACGACCATCTCCAACGCTTGCACCAGTCCATCGACAGCCTGCGCGACATGGTGACCACGGCAATCTCAGTGGCGATCTCACTGATTACGATTCAAGAAAACGAAGTAACCAAACAGCTCGCCGCCTACGGCGCATTGATCGCCGTGCCGACGCTGATCGCGGGGATTTATGGCATGAACTTCCAGCACATGCCGGAACTCAACTCGCCGCTGGGCTATCCGCTGACACTAGCTGGGATGCTCGCCATCGATCTCTATATGTTCACGCGCTTTCGCAAAGCCAAGTGGATCTAGCCCAGCGGCGTTAGATTTTTCAGCGCCGGCAATAGCTCGCCGTAGCTGTGAATCAGCGCCTTCGGCTGGGCCGCGCGCAACGTCGCTTCGTCGTTGTAAGAATGCTCGGTCGAAAGCGCGATGGTGATCACTTCGAGAGCAGTCTCGCCGACTTTGCAGCCATCGGCGTTGTTGCCGGCCTTGATATAGCTCGCCGTGCCGCTCAGAAGAATCAGCCGCAGCTGTTTGGCGGCGTGCTTGCGGTAGAGATGATAGAAACCTTGTTCCTTGGCGTAGTAAGTTTCTTCTCGGTCGACGATCTCCTCGAAATAATCGCCGATGCCGACCTTCTGCATCGCCTGATGCTTGTAGCGCCGCCCGCCGGTGGTGATCAAAACGTTGCGCAAACCCGCGGCCCGAGTCTCATTCAACGACGCTTCAATGCCGGCGATGAAATCCGGCGGATTGACGTCGTAGCCATGCTGGCGCGCGATCTCCAAAGCGACCCGGCGAATCTCCACGCGCTTGGCTTCGTTGAACGGCAGATTGCGATCCTTGGCGAACTCATCGGCAAAAATATGCGGAATCAAAAACAGATCGAAGGGTCCGTCGGCGATCTTGCGCAACTGCTCGAAACTCAGCGGCGGCAGGTTGTAGCGTGGCAGCAGTTCGTTAGTGATGACGTGGACGCGCTGAATGTCGGTCTCCACGGTATCGGACATGGTGCGAACGAGAAAAGTTTCACTTGCCATAACGCTGCCCTCCACGGCAATGCTCAAGCTCAAATAAT is a genomic window of Deltaproteobacteria bacterium containing:
- the corA gene encoding magnesium/cobalt transporter CorA, which codes for MIVNCVAYQNGQRLTNIPVSDIHSYISQTDCFVWVALNDATPEEIQAMQEEFGLHDLALEDAQHGHERPKLEEYDGFLFAVLQMIERSGDQLNVGEVGIFGGANYVLSVRSRAERGFTEVRARCEREPELLRHGSGYVLYALMDVVVDRYFPILDELETEIENIEDRMFANQSARENIEALYDLKRKLMILKHATEPLLEATGKLFGGRVPQLAIGLQDYFRDIYDHLQRLHQSIDSLRDMVTTAISVAISLITIQENEVTKQLAAYGALIAVPTLIAGIYGMNFQHMPELNSPLGYPLTLAGMLAIDLYMFTRFRKAKWI
- a CDS encoding HAD family hydrolase; this translates as MASETFLVRTMSDTVETDIQRVHVITNELLPRYNLPPLSFEQLRKIADGPFDLFLIPHIFADEFAKDRNLPFNEAKRVEIRRVALEIARQHGYDVNPPDFIAGIEASLNETRAAGLRNVLITTGGRRYKHQAMQKVGIGDYFEEIVDREETYYAKEQGFYHLYRKHAAKQLRLILLSGTASYIKAGNNADGCKVGETALEVITIALSTEHSYNDEATLRAAQPKALIHSYGELLPALKNLTPLG